In a genomic window of Melitaea cinxia chromosome 2, ilMelCinx1.1, whole genome shotgun sequence:
- the LOC123664043 gene encoding TAR DNA-binding protein 43-like has protein sequence MNNKNNYNADLFEYIKVSEDEDDSNAVEIPCELDGTLLLSTLVAQFPGACGLKYRHPDSKTIRGIRLSDGKLHPPSETGWGKQLFVCVFPKENKRKMEDVSPENSAAKTKRLEKKLTCSDLICLGLPWKSTEESIKQYFEKFGEVVMVQLKRDKNGLFKGFGFVRFATYASQMRALAQRHNIDGRWVDVRIPNSKEGVVPQMPCKVFVGRCTEDMTADDLREYFSRFGEVTDVFVPRPFRAFGFVTFLDPEVAQSLCGEDHVIKGASVSVSSAAPKIKSKSNSNWKDENYGQNNWEGNRPGPSGGSNSGGSNSNIDSLNMQNLGINPNGGPPANFNLPISLVAAALNQAGWGGFLGGPGNSGPNNWQGGPPQGSGGKNWNNNQNWGQNGPPPSWNQNNNPGWNSGKNGNWNQGNWPNGQGWGSNGGGGSGSSGSNSGWNNNKPQT, from the coding sequence atgaataataaaaataactacaacGCAGAcctttttgaatatattaaagTAAGTGAGGATGAAGACGATTCGAATGCGGTGGAGATTCCTTGTGAATTGGATGGGACCTTATTATTATCCACGCTAGTGGCACAATTTCCTGGTGCTTGTGGTCTTAAATATCGCCATCCTGATAGTAAAACTATTCGAGGAATTCGTCTAAGTGATGGCAAGCTACATCCTCCTAGTGAGACCGGTTGGGGTAAGCAACTATTTGTCTGCGTTTTTCCTAAAGAAAATAAACGCAAAATGGAAGATGTGTCGCCAGAAAACTCAGCAGCTAAAACCAAACGCTTAGAAAAGAAACTTACATGTTCCGATTTGATATGCCTTGGTTTGCCATGGAAATCTACAGAAGaatcaataaaacaatattttgaaaaatttggaGAAGTTGTAATGGTTCAGCTTAAGCGTGATAAAAATGGACTGTTTAAGGGCTTCGGCTTCGTTCGGTTCGCTACATACGCCTCACAAATGCGAGCACTTGCTCAGAGGCACAATATAGATGGTAGATGGGTTGATGTTCGTATTCCAAATTCAAAAGAGGGAGTAGTGCCACAAATGCCTTGTAAAGTTTTTGTTGGAAGATGTACTGAAGATATGACAGCAGATGATCTCCGGGAATATTTCTCTCGATTTGGTGAAGTAACAGATGTGTTTGTACCACGACCTTTCAGAGCATTTggatttgttacttttttagaTCCAGAAGTCGCTCAAAGCCTATGTGGTGAAGACCATGTCATAAAGGGTGCTTCAGTTTCTGTATCAAGTGCTGCaccaaaaattaaaagcaaatcTAATTCCAACTGGAAAGATGAAAACTATGGACAAAACAATTGGGAAGGCAACCGACCTGGTCCATCTGGAGGGTCTAATAGCGGTGGCAGCAATAGTAATATAGATAGTTTAAACATGCAAAACTTGGGCATAAATCCAAATGGTGGACCACCAGCCAATTTTAATTTACCAATAAGTCTTGTTGCAGCAGCATTAAACCAAGCTGGATGGGGTGGGTTCTTGGGTGGTCCGGGTAATTCCGGGCCAAATAATTGGCAAGGTGGCCCTCCCCAGGGTAGCGGAggtaaaaattggaataataatcaaaattgggGACAAAATGGACCTCCCCCATCATGGAACCAAAACAACAATCCAGGATGGAATAGTGGGAAAAATGGCAATTGGAATCAAGGAAATTGGCCAAATGGGCAAGGTTGGGGAAGTAATGGCGGGGGAGGTTCAGGGAGTTCAGGGTCTAATAGTGGATGGAATAACAACAAACCCCAGACATGA